A single Candidatus Rokuibacteriota bacterium DNA region contains:
- a CDS encoding DUF3800 domain-containing protein, with protein MEKLYAYADETGQDTLGGFFLVAVVVVGSERDELLRWLAEVEKETGKGALPWHKSRHEPRSAYMDRLLGDPKLRGAVFYSVYPGTRAYRDLTLLTIAKALGERTGKRDYKVTVVIDGLRRGETRQVAVGLRRIRVPVRKVRGGREESNALLRLADAMAGFIRDAEEGVAEWRERLDRAKAGGTIRQI; from the coding sequence ATGGAGAAGCTCTATGCCTACGCAGACGAAACCGGTCAGGACACCCTGGGTGGGTTCTTCTTGGTTGCTGTGGTTGTGGTGGGCTCGGAGCGTGATGAGCTCCTGCGCTGGCTTGCGGAAGTAGAGAAGGAGACGGGGAAGGGCGCGCTCCCGTGGCATAAATCCCGGCACGAACCGCGGTCGGCCTATATGGATCGACTGCTCGGAGATCCAAAGCTCAGGGGAGCGGTCTTCTATTCCGTCTATCCGGGGACACGAGCGTATCGAGACCTCACCTTGCTTACGATTGCGAAGGCTCTGGGCGAGCGAACAGGCAAGCGTGACTACAAAGTGACAGTAGTGATTGACGGCCTCCGTCGAGGCGAGACCCGTCAGGTTGCTGTAGGCCTGAGGCGGATCCGCGTTCCTGTCCGGAAAGTGAGAGGTGGACGAGAAGAGAGTAACGCACTCTTACGGCTTGCAGATGCGATGGCCGGGTTTATCCGAGATGCGGAGGAGGGGGTGGCGGAGTGGAGGGAGAGGCTTGACCGGGCTAAGGCCGGGGGAACGATCCGGCAGATTTAG
- a CDS encoding nucleotidyltransferase domain-containing protein, translated as MGAVSALDPNEIPLALRAAAERYAGLLHGALGQNLVSVVLFGSVARGDAGPDSDIDLLIIAEEFPPGRFARLRLLEGVDGEFERELDRLRSLGLRPRLARLLRTRDEAVRVVPLYLDLVEDARLLHDRDGFFRSVLARLEASLKRLGAERRVSGRTRYWVLKPDLAPGEVIEL; from the coding sequence ATGGGCGCCGTCTCCGCTTTGGATCCCAACGAAATCCCCCTGGCTTTGCGGGCTGCCGCGGAGCGCTATGCTGGGCTGCTCCACGGCGCCTTGGGGCAGAACCTGGTCTCGGTTGTCCTCTTCGGGTCCGTCGCGCGCGGCGATGCCGGCCCGGATTCGGACATTGACCTTCTGATCATAGCCGAGGAGTTTCCGCCTGGGCGCTTCGCGCGCCTCCGCCTGCTGGAGGGAGTGGACGGGGAATTCGAGCGGGAGCTTGATCGGCTTCGCTCTCTGGGACTCCGCCCGCGTCTGGCCAGGCTCCTCAGGACTCGAGACGAAGCTGTCAGAGTTGTCCCGCTCTACCTCGACCTCGTCGAAGACGCGAGGCTTCTGCACGATCGGGACGGTTTTTTCCGATCGGTGCTGGCGCGCCTCGAGGCCTCTCTGAAACGACTCGGAGCTGAGCGGCGGGTAAGCGGGAGGACCCGTTACTGGGTGTTGAAGCCTGATCTCGCCCCGGGCGAGGTCATTGAGCTATGA
- the vanZ gene encoding VanZ family protein: protein MGVIAGGICAFGILLVTTAGAVPVRETPAELLKHRGMPLAFATIALGVVALLAVPVRREPERHLVSSDTLRRRWMAVALWVGLIYLTLPIGFQVVSAIVKTIGHSTFRRAVNALGALVALGCVGALLWRRTPLRAYVVFAGLVLVYTYYFAALEVTVKRIHFLEYSFLSVLAERALRPFTPPPHLYLWVVLLALWVGTVEEWIAVFLPRRYGALSDVVFDVAAGTLGALFVKFVLRAG from the coding sequence ATGGGAGTGATCGCCGGCGGGATTTGCGCGTTCGGCATCCTTCTGGTGACCACCGCCGGGGCGGTGCCTGTCAGGGAGACGCCGGCCGAACTCCTCAAGCATCGGGGGATGCCGCTGGCGTTCGCCACCATTGCCCTGGGCGTGGTCGCGCTCCTCGCCGTACCCGTCCGGCGCGAGCCGGAGCGGCATCTCGTTTCCTCGGACACCCTCCGACGGCGCTGGATGGCGGTGGCGCTATGGGTAGGCCTCATCTATCTCACGCTTCCGATCGGCTTTCAGGTCGTAAGCGCCATCGTCAAAACGATCGGGCACTCGACCTTCCGGCGAGCTGTCAACGCGCTTGGCGCTCTGGTCGCGCTCGGCTGCGTCGGCGCTTTGCTCTGGCGACGGACTCCGCTGCGGGCCTACGTGGTCTTCGCCGGCCTGGTCCTGGTCTATACCTACTACTTCGCAGCGCTCGAGGTGACGGTGAAGCGGATCCACTTCCTCGAGTACTCGTTCCTCAGCGTCCTGGCCGAGCGCGCCCTCAGGCCGTTCACGCCACCGCCCCATCTGTATCTGTGGGTCGTGCTCCTCGCCCTCTGGGTCGGGACCGTTGAGGAGTGGATCGCGGTGTTTCTTCCCCGTCGCTACGGGGCTTTGTCGGACGTCGTCTTCGACGTGGCGGCGGGCACGCTCGGGGCGCTCTTCGTGAAGTTCGTCCTCCGGGCGGGTTGA
- a CDS encoding YXWGXW repeat-containing protein — protein sequence MMKKASAFLTGSVMVAAMLVLVPAGAWAGSFRFGASPLRLGGLAGPPNAGVQRPAGTTKTVTQTVVIITNPQARPVDHLPFLHPFPQTVEVPPSMVVIQSSVTVTGSNGHATPSAWQWVWQPGRWVWGEHGWAWWPGQWVWVK from the coding sequence ATGATGAAGAAGGCGAGCGCGTTCCTGACGGGCTCCGTGATGGTGGCGGCGATGCTCGTCCTCGTCCCGGCCGGGGCGTGGGCGGGGTCGTTCAGGTTCGGGGCGTCTCCGCTCAGGCTTGGCGGGCTCGCCGGCCCCCCCAACGCCGGGGTGCAGCGACCCGCTGGCACGACGAAGACCGTGACGCAGACGGTCGTGATCATCACCAACCCGCAGGCGCGCCCGGTTGACCACCTCCCGTTCCTGCATCCCTTTCCCCAGACGGTCGAGGTTCCGCCCTCGATGGTCGTCATCCAGAGCAGCGTGACCGTCACGGGCTCGAACGGACATGCCACGCCGTCAGCGTGGCAGTGGGTCTGGCAGCCGGGGAGGTGGGTGTGGGGCGAGCACGGCTGGGCCTGGTGGCCCGGCCAGTGGGTGTGGGTGAAATAA